The stretch of DNA CTCCGAATTTGAACTTCGGCCTCTTGCAGATAGTCATCGTCGGGTGGTCAGCTTCGATGGTCGCTTGGACAACTACAAAGAATTGATAACCGAACTCGCTCTGTCCAATGCCGATCAACTCGATTCGCGGATTGTCCTTGCCGCATTCGACCGCTGGGGCGAAGAGTGCTTCTCCCGCCTCGTCGGTGACTGGGCTTTAGCACTGTGGTCTGAAGGGGATCAATCGCTCTATCTTGCCAGGGATCACGCGGGAGCCAGAACGCTCTACGTTCGTCAGGAGCACGGAGCCCTACATTGGTCCACGCACCTCGATACCTTTGGAGCCTTCGGTACTGAACTGTGCCTCGCGGACGAGTATGTGGCCCGTTATCTCGCTTTCGTACCGATGCGTGAAGTGACTCCGTACAAGGGCGTATCGTCTGTACTTCCGGGGCACTATGCAACTTTTCGCAATGGAGCGATCTCATGCCGTGCTCATTGGAACGCGATCGTTCGAACCACGACTCGCCACAAAAGCGACGAGGAGTATGAAGCCCACTTTCTGTCCTTGTTCCAACAATCGGTTGAGCGGCGCACTGGACCTGGCGCACCGATTCTCGCGCAACTGAGCGGCGGGATGGACTCAACATCGATCGTGTGCATGTCGTCCTCACGGAGCAAAACGCATGAGTTCAAGATCAATGCGCTTGTGAAGGCGCTCGCTGAATCCCACAGGCAGTTCAAAGACCCGATCGTCGGCAGTCAGGATGATGATGTTGCGCGTAGAGTCCAGTATCGCCGAGCAAATCTCACAGTGGTCAAGGTGCTTTTGCACCGTGACACGTATCTCCTCGGGAAGCGCTCCGTCGATAAAATCAGAGATGTAGTTCCAAACATGCTTGCAGTCTATAACCATGGGAGCAACCTCCTCTTCGGCGTTCGATTTACTGTCCTTAGCTGAGGGGCCAGTTGCTTTTGTAGTATCAAATGCGCTCGATGCAATCGGACCTTGACGCTCGGGATACTGATTTTCAGTGCTTCCGCCGCTTCGTTGATCGAGAGTTCCTCAACATCCCGCAGAAGGAAGACCTCCCGATAGATATCGGGAAGTCGGTCAACGGCCTGCTGAATCAACTTTCGGACCTCGTCCCGTTCAATGGCCTCGGAGGGTATTTCGTGCCAATCCCGTAACAAGGCGGGTGACAAGCCGTTGCCCTCGTCCGGCAATTGATCAAGAGACTCCATTCGAACCAAGACCTGCCGGCGCAAACGGGTTCTCGCTTCGTTGAGCGTGATGCTGATGAGCCACGTACTGAACTTTGACTCGGCGCGAAATGAAGAAAGTTTCCGGAACGCTCTGACGATGGCTTCCTGCGCGACGTCTTCAGCATCCGTTTCGTTCTTCATATACGACAGAGCCATGACGTAGACGCTACGTTCGTAGGGACGGATCAACTCGTGATAGAGCTGAATATCTCCCGCAAGAATAGCGGCTATCATTTCAGGTTCTGGGCGATTCATCACTTGAGGCACTTTCACTGCTCAACAGCTTTCAGCCGTCTCGCAATGTATGTGTCGACGGCAAAGTAACCTGCCCCAAAGATCAGAACCATCAGAGACGCAAACAGAAAGGTATAGGGATCAGCGACGTAAAATTTCCCCGGGTCTGAGAAGATCGCGGAGAGCGCCTCTCGGTCGGCGGTCCAATACGCCACGAACATATTGCATGCCAACAGAAGTGCTATCGGGCGCGAGCACAGGCCCAGGATTAAGAGGATACCGCCGACGAACTCCAGCATCGAGACACAAGGGGCTGCGATACCGGGAAGCGGAATATTAAGACTGGCGAAGAAGCCTGTAATTTTCGCAAGGTTATGTAATTTGCCCCATCCCGTCTGAGCGAACTGAAATCCCCAGTAGAGACGAACGAGCAGGAGCATCGGGGATTGAAGGGACGAAAACGCCGATGCAAGACGGCGATACAGGACAAACAGAGGGCTCATCGTTTCCTCGCGCATGGCTCGCTGACTGACTGCGGGCACATTGTTTTGCCTCGTTAGAAACGCGGAGGTGCGATTTGGTTACAGGGGTCTTTTCGTGCGAACTGTGTAACTGTTTCAACGCTCGCACGTCAGATGTTCACCGTCTGGCTGGAGGTACTCTCATGCAGATCCGTTTCGTTTATGCAGTCTCGATTGCTCTCCTGGCTGCCCCATTAAAGCCGCATGCCGCTGCTCCTGATAGTTCGGGGAGCACAGCGCCTTCGTCTGTCGCAATCGTTGAGCTCTTTACTTCAGAGGGATGTTCGAGCTGTCCGCCAGCCGACTCACTGCTGCGGCAGATCAATTTGAAGCAGACAGATGCCGGGCAACTCATCATCGGTATCAGCGAGCATGTAACGTACTGGAACGATCTCGGCTGGAAAGATCCGTACTCCTCGCCCACGTTTACGGAAAGGCAGAGCGCTTACGCGTCCCGCCTATCCTCTGAGGGTTCATACACGCCCCAGATGGTTCTGAACGGTCGCGACCAGTTTGTCAGGAGCGATGGGTCTGCGCTTGAACGGGCCCTGCGCGACGACACTCGAAGAGA from Acidicapsa acidisoli encodes:
- a CDS encoding anti-sigma factor family protein, which produces MVIDCKHVWNYISDFIDGALPEEIRVTVQKHLDHCEICSAILDSTRNIIILTADDRVFELPVGFSERLHKRIDLELMRFAP
- a CDS encoding sigma-70 family RNA polymerase sigma factor; the protein is MPQVMNRPEPEMIAAILAGDIQLYHELIRPYERSVYVMALSYMKNETDAEDVAQEAIVRAFRKLSSFRAESKFSTWLISITLNEARTRLRRQVLVRMESLDQLPDEGNGLSPALLRDWHEIPSEAIERDEVRKLIQQAVDRLPDIYREVFLLRDVEELSINEAAEALKISIPSVKVRLHRAHLILQKQLAPQLRTVNRTPKRRLLPWL
- a CDS encoding DoxX family protein, which codes for MSPLFVLYRRLASAFSSLQSPMLLLVRLYWGFQFAQTGWGKLHNLAKITGFFASLNIPLPGIAAPCVSMLEFVGGILLILGLCSRPIALLLACNMFVAYWTADREALSAIFSDPGKFYVADPYTFLFASLMVLIFGAGYFAVDTYIARRLKAVEQ
- a CDS encoding DUF1223 domain-containing protein; amino-acid sequence: MQIRFVYAVSIALLAAPLKPHAAAPDSSGSTAPSSVAIVELFTSEGCSSCPPADSLLRQINLKQTDAGQLIIGISEHVTYWNDLGWKDPYSSPTFTERQSAYASRLSSEGSYTPQMVLNGRDQFVRSDGSALERALRDDTRREHVALHIVSSTNSSDGVDVRFSVAGKPSKPFEIIAVLADDTDRSNVLRGENGGRQLQHVSVARSLTRVATLRDDGEQSVHVSLPGGFATNGSAGHHLILFAQEPHQGAILGAATMPL